CGATCATCTCGACGCACGACCAGGCGTGGCGGCTACTGGGCGTGACGCCGATGGTCTGCCGCTTCGACGAGCTACTGGAGTCCGCTCAGCGGCATCCGCCTATACACGATTGGATCGTGGCGCATCCCCACCGGGCGCTGGAACTCGCCCCAGAGCTGCCGCGGCTGGTCGCCGCCTACGAGTGGCTCGATGACCATCGCCATTCGCAGCGCTATCTGCGGGAGATCAGCGCACCGGGGGTGGACACGAAGTTCGTCGAGCGGCGTCGGACGGACTTAGCCGCCATGCTCGGGGTTTCGCCGACCGGGACCGGGTTCCTCGCCGATCTGGGCCTGCGGCCCAAGCCCACGTTGGTTCGGCTGCGACCGGCCCCCTTGTTGGGTTTGCCTGCCCCGCTCACCGAGCTGGCGGTGCGTTCGGAGGAGTTGGCACAACTCGACGTGAGACCACGGATCGCGGTGATCATCGAGAACGAGATCAGCTATCTGAGCGCCGAAGTCCCCGACCGCGGCGTGGTGATCTGGGGGAAGGGCTTCGAGGTCGACCGCATCGGCCGGCTGCCATGGCTCGCCGGCGTCCGTGCGGTGTATTGGGGAGACATCGACACCCACGGCTTCGCGATTCTCGATCGTCTGCGCGCGTGGCTGCCGGAGGTTGCCTCGGTGCTGATGGACCGCGCCACCCTGGTGAGCCATCGCGACCGCTGGGTGAGCGAAGACCGCCCGGCTAAGTCCGTCCTGACACGTCTGACACCGGACGAGCTCGATCTCTACCGGGATCTGGTGGAGGACAGCCTCGCGGAGCGGGTTCGGCTCGAACAGGAACGTATCGACTGGGATTGGGCCGAGGCGCGGTTACAGGCCGTCACCCGGGCGGAGGAGTGACAGCCGGGTGGGCATGTGTGTACATTGTGTGTATGGCCCGGCTGAACGTGTATGTCCCCGATGATTTAGCGGAGCACGCCAGGGCGCGTGGGTTGAATGTCTCGGCGCTGACTCAAGCCGCCATTCGCGCAGAACTGGAGGATGCCGCGACCGACACGTGGCTCGAGAGCTTGGACGCCAAGAGCACCGGTGCGCGGCATGGCGACGTGTTGGCTGCCATCGACGCCGCCCGCGACGAACTGGGAACATAAGCATGTCGTCGCCGTCCCCGCGGAAGCAGGTGGTCATCGACGCGAGTGCCATGGTCGACCTCCTCGCTCGCGCGGGTGATCGGTACTCCGCGGTGCGAGCGCGACTGGCGCGGACGGTGATGCATGCACCGGCCCACTTCGATGCCGAAGTGCTTTCGGCGCTTGGGCGACTGCAGCGTGCCGGCGCGCTCACCGTCGTGGAGGTCGATGCAGCACTTGACGAACTCCGACGGGCGCCGGTGACTCGGCACGATCTCACGCCCCTGGTGGTCGGAGCGTGGGCGCGCCGCGACACGCTCCGGCTGGCCGATGCGCTCTACGTCGAGCTGGCAGATACCGCTGGTCTGACGTTGCTGACGACGGACCAGAGGCTGGCACGTGCTTGGCCTTCGGCTGACGTGATCATCTGACTCGTCTGTCGCGCGAACAGGCAGCCCGCGGTCCGCCGGATGTTTGGGACCGCCCATCTCCGACCGAAGTTAACCGCACGCGCCACCATGTGAGGATCCAGAATCCGTGCACGAGTCCGCCGATGAGGACAACGGCGAGAGCGCAGAGCGCAGATAGTTATGGGATTCCGCTGGTAGCCTAGTCCCATGGAGGCTGTCATTGACTCCGGTGGTCGAATCGTCCTGCCCAAGCAGTTGCGTGATGCGCTGGGTCTGACTCCCGGATCCACAGTGGATATCTCCGCGTATGGCGGTGGGCTGCACGTCATTCCCGGAGGGCGGACGGCTCGACTCGAGCGGGATGAGGACGGGCGCCTGGTCGCGAGGGCGGATACCGTCGTCACCGATGAGATGATGTTCGCCCTCATCGATTCGGGACGGCGTTGACGCCGGCGCCGGTGACGGCGGTCGATACTAGCGTCGCGGTGCCCCTCCTCGTGACCTCGCACCCTCAACACGCCCTGATCGCGAAGTGGGCGAAGGCGCGGTCTCTCGGGCTCAGCGGGCACGCGTTGGCCGAAACCTACTCAGTGCTCACCCGCCTGCCTGCCGACGCTCGCGTCAGCCCTCCTGACGCGGTCGCACTGATCGACGAGAACTTCCCCGAATCCTTTCAACTCGGCGCCCGGGCCGCGCGTAACGCCCACCGCGAGTTCGCCCGGCGAGGAATCGCCGGGGGCGCGACCTATGACGGGCTTGTGGCCTTGGCCGCTCGTGAGCGCGGCGCCGTGCTGTTCACCCGAGATGCGCGCGCAAGATCAACGTACGAAACACTCGGGGTGAGCACGGAAGTGCTGGCAGACGGCTCCGAACCATGACAGTGTTTCAGTCCCTGACCACCTCGCGACTCGAAATCGTCTGTGTCCGTTTGTACAACCACGTGATGACGGCGGCGAACCCGACGACCCCAATAACCGAAGCCAGATTGCCGTCGTTGCCGGTGAAGATCGCGAAGGGGTCCTCGTTGCCGGTGCCGGCGACGAATCCGGCGAAGACGACGCCGTAGAGGCTTTCACCGACGATCAGGCCGGTGGCCAGCAGCACCCCGAGGCGCTTCTTGCGTTCCACATCGCCGCCGCTGCGCTGCGCCCACCGGTTGTAGAAATACCCGATCACCGCGCCGACCGCGATAATGAGAATGAGGCTCATCGGCAGGTACATCCCCATGCCGACCGCCAGCGGTGGCAACGCGAATCGCGTTCTGCGGTGCAGGATCTCATCGACAATGACGACCACGACTCCGATGGCGGCGCCCAGACCGATCAGCCCCCAATCCAGTGACCCGCCGAACACTCCCTTGGCCAGCGAGGAGATCAATGCGGCCTGCGGTGCGGCCAGCGCGTTCTCGGTGGCGCCGGGTGCACCGAGGAACCCGAACGCGGTCTGCATGAGGTCGAGCACCGGCGGAATGATCGCCGACCCGAACAACACGCCGATCACCAACGCCACCTGCTGTTTCCACGGCGTGGCGCCGACCAGCTGGCCCGTCTTGAGGTCCTGCAGATTGTCGTTGGAGATGGTGGCCACGCCGAACGTGATGGCCGCCGCGAACAGCGTGAACGCCACCAACGCGGTCGCCTGATCGTCGTTCGTCGGCCCGAACACGACTTTGATCAGCAGCGCGGCGACGAGCACCGTCAGGATGCCCACCCCAGAGATC
Above is a window of Mycolicibacterium baixiangningiae DNA encoding:
- a CDS encoding type II toxin-antitoxin system VapC family toxin, which translates into the protein MTPAPVTAVDTSVAVPLLVTSHPQHALIAKWAKARSLGLSGHALAETYSVLTRLPADARVSPPDAVALIDENFPESFQLGARAARNAHREFARRGIAGGATYDGLVALAARERGAVLFTRDARARSTYETLGVSTEVLADGSEP
- a CDS encoding type II toxin-antitoxin system VapC family toxin, with the translated sequence MSSPSPRKQVVIDASAMVDLLARAGDRYSAVRARLARTVMHAPAHFDAEVLSALGRLQRAGALTVVEVDAALDELRRAPVTRHDLTPLVVGAWARRDTLRLADALYVELADTAGLTLLTTDQRLARAWPSADVII
- a CDS encoding Wadjet anti-phage system protein JetD domain-containing protein; amino-acid sequence: MNRGWSAPEDIVRRVRRRWDDGSLLRAYAHGDPFAVIEVPLRGPTSREIGDDITAVREWVAALDRDSRDGSRYALEWKSLGGRHFGRNSLPARAIISTHDQAWRLLGVTPMVCRFDELLESAQRHPPIHDWIVAHPHRALELAPELPRLVAAYEWLDDHRHSQRYLREISAPGVDTKFVERRRTDLAAMLGVSPTGTGFLADLGLRPKPTLVRLRPAPLLGLPAPLTELAVRSEELAQLDVRPRIAVIIENEISYLSAEVPDRGVVIWGKGFEVDRIGRLPWLAGVRAVYWGDIDTHGFAILDRLRAWLPEVASVLMDRATLVSHRDRWVSEDRPAKSVLTRLTPDELDLYRDLVEDSLAERVRLEQERIDWDWAEARLQAVTRAEE
- a CDS encoding type II toxin-antitoxin system CcdA family antitoxin, with product MARLNVYVPDDLAEHARARGLNVSALTQAAIRAELEDAATDTWLESLDAKSTGARHGDVLAAIDAARDELGT
- a CDS encoding AbrB/MazE/SpoVT family DNA-binding domain-containing protein, whose protein sequence is MEAVIDSGGRIVLPKQLRDALGLTPGSTVDISAYGGGLHVIPGGRTARLERDEDGRLVARADTVVTDEMMFALIDSGRR